CGACCGCGTACTCGTAAAGGACAGACTGTAGATCACGTGATGGTCTAATCACCGCTGACTAAGTCCAACGCCGTCCAAACCAGACTTCGCGCTGCTGTCAGAATGTGGGCTCTATCCACAATTCTCCGCTCCTCGTTCCCACCCGCCCGAGATCGTCTACCCGGTATCGACAGGGACAGTTGCGTCTCCGGCAATATGGACCATTATCCCGATGCCAGCTCACGAAGCTCACGCAgcggctccagctcctctcccGCTGAAGCTCCCCCACATTCTGCTTTCAACTCACACATTCGCACCTCATGTGACTCGTGCAAGCGACTGAAGGTAGGGCCGATGTGGCCTGGCAGAAAGCTGTGGCTATGGGACACCGGCTCTGACTGATCTCTACAGATCAAATGCGAAAAGCAAGGCGACAACTGCGCCCATTGCCTCAATCGCGGGGTAACATGTGTAACGACATTGGTTGAGCGCAAGAAGAGGCAGCCGACAAGGTCTTGATGCACCCGATGGTCTGGCGGCAGAAACACTGAGATTTTTTAGGTCCACTTCCCTCCTCGACATTGAGAGCCGTATCAAGCGCATGGAATCGGTTATCTCCGCCTCTGGCTTGGACACTCAGAGCAACTCGGTTGCAGCGTCCTCGCCAGTGGCGTCCGAGTCCCCTCTCGCAAGTCCTACCAAGTTGATTGATCGATTGTCGACTCTTGTGATCAGTGGGGAAGGAAAGACTCGATTCTTTGGTAACTTTGTCGAATCCTCTGTCTTGGGGTCGTACACTGATAATCCCTTCTCTAGGTGGCGCATCCGGATTGACTCTCTTTTCACCACAGGGACTTGATTGGATCGCCGAAAAAACGGGCTCCGATGAATTATCACGATTTATACATACTCTCGCAACCGATGTGCATACCCCTCCCGAGAAGACCGCCACCGAACTCTACCGTCCGCTTTTCGCTTCTGAGAGAGAACCCTATCCACCTAAACATATCGCGGACCGCTACGTTGATTGTACGTGAATAAACCAGCCTTCTGATGTATAGTAGTAACACTAACATCTCCAGACTTCTTTGCGTCGTATAACAACCTTTCTCCATTGTACGATAAGGCGGCTTTCGAACGGAGCTACGAACTTCAGTACTCCGGACATCCGCCGAAGGGACTCGCTTGGTATGCTTCGCTGAATATTGTTCTCTGTCTTGGTTGTCTACTCCTACAGGTGCGCGACAAGAGCAACACGTCTGAAAATCCAGAGAGCAAAGTCTGGAGAAAGTACCTTCGCAATGCTAGTGGTTGTTTGCTCGATTTAATATTCGAAGAAGGTAGCCTAGAAGCGGTACAAGCTTTAGTCGGAATGGTAAGTTACCGCCACTCATTTAATTGTTACTTTGGAGTTATGCTGATGGCTGCTAGGCTGTTGTGCACCAAGTACATCTAGAACCGCAGGCCGTTCATATCCTAGTAGCAGCGGCCGGGCGTTTGTCTTACGGAATCGGTCTCCACCGGGACCTAAAAGACCGGGGCATTAGCGAAGCTGAAGTTATTCAAAGAAGAAATGTGTTTTGGGTTGTCTACACTATGGACAAGACCGTTGCTTTACGCCTAGGACACCCTTCTGtgatgaatgatgatgatatcggTATTCATCTGCCGCTTCAGGAGCACCCATGTGAGGTACAGCCTGATGGGGCAACTACTAAGGTGGACATGTTTCGATATCGTGTTCAACTAGCAAGACTTGAGAGCCGCGTCTATTCAAAGCTATACTCAGCTCGAGGTCAAACTAGATCGCCTTTGGAACGACTGAGACTAGTTGGTGAACTGGACAAGACGCTCATAGAATGGAAACAAAAGCTACCCGTAGAGATCCAGCCAGAGCAGCCCATACATTGTCCCGCAGATTTGGTATTGCCGACCATTTTGATGCATTTTGCATATTTCAACTGTCTTACGATCATTCATCGCGTTTCCATACACCATGGCTCATGGACGAGCACCCATTATAGCCGACACGAAAATACCTTGCAAGATGACCGACACCTCAATCCCCGCGTGTATGCAAGTGAAGCAATTTGTCTAACAGCTGCAAGACAGTCTATCCAGCTTCTGAAGTCAGTCGACTTTGAAACTCGAGCGGTTGACAAAAGCAGTCTCTGGTTCGTTAattccttttctttataCTTATGAGAACAGAGAGTGGCGAGGCATTTCATTCCCCCGTTTAGTTTCCGTGCTGACTAGATAATAGGATGCTTCTCTACTACCCCCTTTCCAACCTTTTGACACTCTTCGCCAATACTCTTCAGAATCCCCAGGATCCGGAGGCCCGTTCAGATCTCAAGCTCATGGACATCGTTATTTCGTTACTTTCGGAGCCCGCTTTCCATGTCAACGTACCTACGGCTAACGCGGCTCGCCTATTCGTAGAGTTGGGCAATATTACGAGAAAACTAGTCAAAAAGACCAACTCCAATGCAACAAAGCCGGCTAAGCGTGCTCGAGATGAATATGACCATAAACAAGACAAATCTCAGCCATCAGCTCAAGGGCCTCACGTGCCTGAGACCTTAGCAGAGTTAGAGAACTCCGGACACCAAAGTGGTTCTATGGTAAGTACAAGTCCTTCAACATCTAAATCCCTACCTATTTGAACTGTTACTAGAGTACATCAATTGACACTTAATGTCCATTCAGCCACATATTGCAAGGGTCACAAACAATGGCGACAATTTAACAGCCTCGTCCCTCGATTCGCATTTCTTTGGAGACATCGTCCAGCAGCACATCAGCAATACATTGCATCCTTTCTACCCGTCTGATACAATCGAGGACGATCTATTTACCATGTCTAACACACCCATGTTTTCGGACAATGCAATGCCATATTTGGATGCTACTTCATTCACGCCATTAATGTCCGAATACTTCGAGTGGGATCTGGCCAACTTATGGAGTTCTGATCAGGGCCACTAATTTGCAATGAGGAAGGGCTATAATGACATCTTTGGTAGGAAATGACATGTGCGGGTGAGAGGCTGTTAAAAATTACCCAGCCAGCATAGAATACGGCGCCTTAGCACATCGGCGTTATAGGTACATCTATACTCACCGTGGTAGTGAAGATGTAACATTCAGCACAAAAACAAGATTTCCTCAGTatgggaaggaagaaaaaggatTGACCGTGGACTTTACGTCTTGATCAAGTCTAGCACTAAAACATCTCATATTGCCATCGCTTATGAATAAGTCAGAGAACAAGCTCCAGGAACATGAATAGGCTTCGCCAATCCCCGGCCATTGAAACAACACCGTTTAGAGTCTAATCCTCGGACTTCATACTCAGATACTTCTCGTCCATCTGGCCTAGGAGCTTCGGCACGTCCGTCTCACACTCTCGCCACTCCTTCGTTACCACATCCCGCACCGATGTCCGCCGCGGCATAAGCTTCACTTTGAACGGCGCCGGCGGCACGGTGAAGGTGTGGCGGAGATCAGCGTTCGGGTTGACGGGCTCACCGTCGACCTCCTTGAAATCAAATGCCCACAGCAGACGCGCCATTTGCATGTACATGCCGTCCTCGGCGATGCGTTTCCCGGCGCAGGTACGTCGTCCGTAGCCGAAGACAGGTGTGGGCAGGTCATGCCGGAGAGAGCCGTTCTTCACATCCCGGTTGGTGAACCAACGCTCGGGGATGAACTCCTCGACGTCGTCGCCAAAGTACTTGGTGTCCCGATTGATCCCCCACGCGTTAGGCATTATGAGGGCGTTGGCGGGGATGAGATACCCATTATAGATGTCGTCGCTCTCGACACGGTGGGGGATGGagtcggccatgatgggcCGCCAGCGCATGACCTCGCGCAGAAAGGCGTCGACATAGGTCAGCTTGGGGCGATCGATGAAGTTCGGGAGGCGGTTTGGGCCGACGACCTCGTCTAGCTGGGCCTGGACCTTGCGGACTGAGGTGCGCTGggtgatggcggcgacgacaaCCCACATGAGCTCACGGGGGGACGTCTCGACACCGCCGTAGACGTTGGACTCGAGATTGACCTCGACTTCACGCGGAGTCGAGCCATCCTTCATGCCGATGGCGTACGACTGCTTGGCCAGATTCCATCCGGGGCGTTCCAGGGCCGTGATCAGGTGTCCGTGGACCCAGGGCGCGGTGTAGTCGCGCACCTTGGCCGCGGCCTTGTAGTACGGGGAGAGAAACTTGGGAAGAGACTTCAGGACCGGAAAGAAGTTGAGCAGTGTCTGAGACACGGCGATGTCGTTGGAATCGTGGGAGCTCTTGATTATGGTGACGAGGTTGGGGTCCAGACGGTGAGGGGTGCGGAAGCCGTACGTCCCCCCGATGACGAAACTGGTCTGGACTCGCTCGATGTGCTTGAAGAGTAGGACGCTGCTAATTCCGACAGTGCGACAGTCCTTATCCACCAGGAGATCGTTCACGAGCTGGCAGGTCTCGAGCTCCATCAGGCCATGGAAACGATCCGCATATGTGGCGGTCATTCCGGACTCAAGCATCCGTCGATGCAGGCGGTATTCTGGGCCATACTGCCGCGTGAGGATCAGCTTACTGGTCCAGGGCGCCGACTCGTCCAGGAGCTCGATAAAGGGTAGCCGGGCCCGGCCGCTATAGTTGGCGAACCTCTTGACGATGAGATCGTGGGCGACATCGTGggagttgatgatgatgaaggtcAAATTGGCCACCTTCACCGATGACAGCGGCCCGTACTGCTGACCTAACTGGTACCAGTACTTATGCTTGTCCACCGCCGCTGCACGGAGGTGCCCGATGAGAGGCCACCCCTTTGGTCCaggggggagaggaggttTATTTCGGGAGCGTAGCCTTGAGATCGCCAAGGCCACAATGATAAACAGGAGGGCCGTAGCGAACAGGTTCAGAGACATGTTGCGGAGGCTTTTGCACAAAGAGAATAGAGATATGGAGGAAGTGCAGACGTCTGCTAAAGCCATAGTTGGTATCACCCAGAACTTCAAGACGGCCACATGGGACCCGTGGAGTTATACGAATAACAGATAGGAGCTATATGGATGTGAGACTTCACGCCCGTCTGGTCCGGCACGGGAAATGAGGTAAACCAGAGTCATTATTATGTTCGAGGGAGCCCTTCCCCTTTCAACCACAGCAGCATCAAAACCAGAAGGGGAATGTCCATTCAGCCATCGGGATTGCGAACTCAGCAACCTCGAGCATCCCGAGAGCCTCGATCCCGGGGACTCTCGGCAGGTCCCAAAGGGTCAGGCCCTTAACTCGCAAGGTTTCGCTCCCCGATCATTTCCACCAGATTTCAGACTTAGCACTTTCTGCCATCGACGGGCGCTCGGGGGAATATGGTGCTTATTTCGTGGATGATGATTCCACGTGTCGAGTGCTATGCTCGGTGATATTACCTTGGTATTACAAAAGATACAAAATTCAATATATGTGTAATTCATTTTGAAATAATCAGAAAATAACTTGAACTGGCAAGATGGGGTAATTTAAAGCCGGTATTGTAATAATGATACGTAATAAATCATTATGATACAcacactatatatatatctatatacataTTTTAGTTCGGGCACCGTTTGTGTCAAGCCCGATGATTGCCGCGAAGGAATATCAGCAATCCTTATTCTGTCTGCGATTAGGATAATCATCACTTGATTACCCCATTGAGTGTGGTAGCATAGTGCGATGGGATTCACCTAGCTCCCGAATTATTCTGCGAAGGTGAGGATGATATAGAGGCATCCCTGGATTTATGTAGATAAGGCACCTGCTTTCCAGCTTGAGTCCACATTTATTTCTCCTGGACTTGCATTATCACCATCTGAATTAAATTTAATCCCTTACAACAGAAAAATATCATCATGGGTAGCATCGCGCCTGAGGACGTTCGATTCATGGTGTCTCTCTCCGAATACGGCGCCATCCTGTCGCGGTTTTTCGAAAAGATCGACTTCCACCTGCCCAAGCCCTACTATGACAGCAGCATCGAACCGGCGCTGGCCAAGTACATCGAGGAGCAGCCGTGGTCGGAGGACTTGAAGACGCGGGCGGCCAAGTATGCTAAGCAGGCCGTGGGCATCGCGTCGTGGTACCCGCGAGCATCGTTTGCGGTTCGCTTCAACTGCGTGGTCATCACTCTCCTGGTTATCATCTATGACGAGGATTACATGACCTTTGGGGATGCAGGGACCGAGTTTTCTCTGCGGCTGGTGCGCGGACTGCCGCAGAAGGCGCCGTTTCTCGACTCCCTAGCACAGTAACCCCCCCCAATGTCAATAACCCGCTTTTTATACTGACACTCACGCAGGTTCCTGCAGAACACGGACCAGTACCTGGGGCCGTACGGCTCGTCCATGGTCATCAAGACTACGCTAGAGTTCGTCGAGGGCACCAACGTGGAGAACGACTTCAGCGAGGCGGTTCCCCCGGACGCCCTCCGCTTCCCACGGTACCTCCGTGTGAAGACGGGCTTCGCGGAGACCTATGCCCACGCCATCTTCCCCAATGACACCTTCCCGGAGAACTAGTACCGCAAGCTGTACCTCCCCGCGCTGTCACCGCTGTGCGATATCGTAGACTTCA
Above is a window of Aspergillus puulaauensis MK2 DNA, chromosome 2, nearly complete sequence DNA encoding:
- a CDS encoding cytochrome P450 (COG:Q;~EggNog:ENOG410PM5X;~InterPro:IPR001128,IPR017972,IPR002401,IPR036396;~PFAM:PF00067;~SMCOG1034:cytochrome P450;~TransMembrane:1 (o23-41i);~antiSMASH:Cluster_2.13;~go_function: GO:0005506 - iron ion binding [Evidence IEA];~go_function: GO:0016705 - oxidoreductase activity, acting on paired donors, with incorporation or reduction of molecular oxygen [Evidence IEA];~go_function: GO:0020037 - heme binding [Evidence IEA];~go_process: GO:0055114 - oxidation-reduction process [Evidence IEA]), whose translation is MALADVCTSSISLFSLCKSLRNMSLNLFATALLFIIVALAISRLRSRNKPPLPPGPKGWPLIGHLRAAAVDKHKYWYQLGQQYGPLSSVKVANLTFIIINSHDVAHDLIVKRFANYSGRARLPFIELLDESAPWTSKLILTRQYGPEYRLHRRMLESGMTATYADRFHGLMELETCQLVNDLLVDKDCRTVGISSVLLFKHIERVQTSFVIGGTYGFRTPHRLDPNLVTIIKSSHDSNDIAVSQTLLNFFPVLKSLPKFLSPYYKAAAKVRDYTAPWVHGHLITALERPGWNLAKQSYAIGMKDGSTPREVEVNLESNVYGGVETSPRELMWVVVAAITQRTSVRKVQAQLDEVVGPNRLPNFIDRPKLTYVDAFLREVMRWRPIMADSIPHRVESDDIYNGYLIPANALIMPNAWGINRDTKYFGDDVEEFIPERWFTNRDVKNGSLRHDLPTPVFGYGRRTCAGKRIAEDGMYMQMARLLWAFDFKEVDGEPVNPNADLRHTFTVPPAPFKVKLMPRRTSVRDVVTKEWRECETDVPKLLGQMDEKYLSMKSED
- a CDS encoding uncharacterized protein (COG:S;~EggNog:ENOG410PZRC;~InterPro:IPR024652,IPR008949;~antiSMASH:Cluster_2.13;~go_function: GO:0016838 - carbon-oxygen lyase activity, acting on phosphates [Evidence IEA]), which produces MGSIAPEDVRFMVSLSEYGAILSRFFEKIDFHLPKPYYDSSIEPALAKYIEEQPWSEDLKTRAAKYAKQAVGIASWYPRASFAVRFNCVVITLLVIIYDEDYMTFGDAGTEFSLRLVRGLPQKAPFLDSLAQFLQNTDQYLGPYGSSMVIKTTLEFVEGTNVENDFSEAVPPDALRFPRYLRYRKLYLPALSPLCDIVDFTNDILSFYKETIRGTERINYICNVANTTGSSALRCLQETVDAVENRVLEIHRILAPYPDLLAHCNDYLAAYIGWHIRTTSRYFLDEVRFMAWVNVTELVEPSPQSVQAKAKAQTNGAMSETNALVAAGAS
- a CDS encoding Zn(II)2Cys6 transcription factor (COG:K;~EggNog:ENOG410PGYQ;~InterPro:IPR036864,IPR007219,IPR001138;~PFAM:PF00172,PF04082;~TransMembrane:1 (i249-268o);~antiSMASH:Cluster_2.13;~go_function: GO:0000981 - DNA-binding transcription factor activity, RNA polymerase II-specific [Evidence IEA];~go_function: GO:0003677 - DNA binding [Evidence IEA];~go_function: GO:0008270 - zinc ion binding [Evidence IEA];~go_process: GO:0006351 - transcription, DNA-templated [Evidence IEA];~go_process: GO:0006355 - regulation of transcription, DNA-templated [Evidence IEA]), with translation MDHYPDASSRSSRSGSSSSPAEAPPHSAFNSHIRTSCDSCKRLKIKCEKQGDNCAHCLNRGVTCVTTLVERKKRQPTRSTSLLDIESRIKRMESVISASGLDTQSNSVAASSPVASESPLASPTKLIDRLSTLVISGEGKTRFFGGASGLTLFSPQGLDWIAEKTGSDELSRFIHTLATDVHTPPEKTATELYRPLFASEREPYPPKHIADRYVDYFFASYNNLSPLYDKAAFERSYELQYSGHPPKGLAWYASLNIVLCLGCLLLQVRDKSNTSENPESKVWRKYLRNASGCLLDLIFEEGSLEAVQALVGMAVVHQVHLEPQAVHILVAAAGRLSYGIGLHRDLKDRGISEAEVIQRRNVFWVVYTMDKTVALRLGHPSVMNDDDIGIHLPLQEHPCEVQPDGATTKVDMFRYRVQLARLESRVYSKLYSARGQTRSPLERLRLVGELDKTLIEWKQKLPVEIQPEQPIHCPADLVLPTILMHFAYFNCLTIIHRVSIHHGSWTSTHYSRHENTLQDDRHLNPRVYASEAICLTAARQSIQLLKSVDFETRAVDKSSLWMLLYYPLSNLLTLFANTLQNPQDPEARSDLKLMDIVISLLSEPAFHVNVPTANAARLFVELGNITRKLVKKTNSNATKPAKRARDEYDHKQDKSQPSAQGPHVPETLAELENSGHQSGSMPHIARVTNNGDNLTASSLDSHFFGDIVQQHISNTLHPFYPSDTIEDDLFTMSNTPMFSDNAMPYLDATSFTPLMSEYFEWDLANLWSSDQGH